The Criblamydia sequanensis CRIB-18 genome contains a region encoding:
- a CDS encoding GNAT family N-acetyltransferase, with protein sequence MVSKTDFSFAWVKESQKDFLEKWLKQEHIKEWFHGQGLQNTLNDLDLFYKGHPSLCEHWIAYINNKPFGYMITSEVRKDEEDDLINWCQKEGRAITLDLFICEPKYMGKGLAVPMIQTFLLTHFADISEVLIDPEATNLRAIHVYKKAGFKIVGEFIASWHPVPHYKMRLDMDDLKNVLIPQPKID encoded by the coding sequence ATGGTTAGCAAAACTGATTTTTCTTTTGCATGGGTTAAGGAATCTCAAAAAGATTTCCTGGAAAAATGGTTAAAACAAGAGCACATCAAAGAATGGTTTCACGGCCAAGGCTTGCAAAATACCCTTAATGACTTGGATCTTTTTTATAAAGGTCATCCTTCTTTATGTGAACATTGGATAGCTTATATAAATAATAAACCTTTTGGCTATATGATCACCTCCGAGGTAAGAAAGGATGAGGAAGATGATTTAATTAACTGGTGTCAAAAAGAGGGCCGTGCCATTACGCTGGATCTCTTTATTTGCGAGCCTAAATATATGGGCAAAGGACTTGCAGTGCCAATGATCCAAACCTTCCTGCTAACTCATTTTGCAGACATTTCTGAAGTATTAATCGATCCTGAAGCCACTAATTTACGTGCCATTCACGTGTATAAAAAAGCAGGTTTTAAGATCGTCGGCGAGTTTATTGCTAGCTGGCATCCGGTGCCGCATTACAAAATGCGTCTAGACATGGATGACTTAAAAAATGTTTTAATACCTCAACCAAAAATCGATTAA
- the aroB gene encoding 3-dehydroquinate synthase, producing MTKKIQCQIPQFQESYEIEIGTDLLKEQADYLKNAGLRVAIITDDNVEILYGKKLKEDLLQSGLDAYLFSFSSGESHKTRATKELLENRLLENGLGKDTCIIALGGGVVTDVSGYLAATYCRGLPLVMIPTSLLGMVDASIGGKTGVNVPQGKNMIGCIYQPKKVILDLNVLKSLPKKEYINGFVEIIKHGVIADYRLFCHLENNAEALLAKDSALLEQVIFESCRIKKEIVEQDEKEKGKRSLLNFGHTVGHALENLTNHALSHGEAVAIGLIVESYLSLQMGKLDQNSFDRIKKILVQYGLPLRFPSQVAIDDIVKTMILDKKSRNGEPRFILIEEIGSPLSSEDNYCFPVEKMLFKKTLEWMNHDFCCH from the coding sequence ATGACAAAAAAAATACAGTGTCAAATTCCCCAATTCCAAGAGTCTTACGAAATAGAAATCGGGACTGATTTATTAAAAGAACAAGCTGACTATTTAAAAAATGCAGGTTTGAGAGTTGCTATCATTACAGATGATAACGTTGAAATTTTGTATGGAAAAAAATTAAAAGAAGACCTTTTGCAATCTGGTTTAGACGCTTATTTATTTTCTTTTTCAAGCGGTGAATCCCATAAAACGCGTGCAACCAAAGAGCTTTTGGAAAATCGCTTGCTTGAAAACGGGCTTGGCAAAGATACTTGCATCATAGCTTTAGGCGGAGGCGTTGTGACTGATGTTTCGGGGTATTTAGCGGCGACTTACTGTAGAGGTCTTCCTCTCGTTATGATTCCGACATCGCTCTTAGGAATGGTGGATGCCAGCATTGGCGGAAAAACAGGAGTGAATGTCCCTCAAGGAAAGAACATGATAGGCTGCATCTATCAACCGAAAAAAGTGATTCTCGATTTGAATGTGCTTAAGAGCCTGCCTAAAAAAGAATATATAAACGGTTTTGTTGAGATTATCAAGCATGGTGTGATTGCCGATTATCGCTTATTTTGCCATCTTGAAAATAATGCGGAAGCTCTTTTAGCTAAAGATTCGGCTCTGCTTGAGCAAGTTATTTTTGAAAGCTGCCGTATTAAAAAAGAGATTGTTGAGCAAGATGAAAAAGAAAAAGGAAAAAGAAGCCTTCTAAATTTTGGCCATACTGTGGGGCATGCTTTAGAAAATTTAACAAATCATGCACTATCACATGGTGAAGCCGTTGCCATAGGCCTCATTGTAGAAAGCTACCTCTCTTTACAAATGGGAAAGCTTGATCAAAACTCTTTTGACCGTATCAAAAAAATTCTAGTTCAATATGGGCTTCCGCTTCGTTTTCCATCTCAGGTTGCCATTGATGATATTGTGAAGACCATGATTTTAGACAAAAAATCAAGAAATGGCGAACCCCGTTTTATTTTGATTGAAGAAATAGGCTCACCACTATCCTCTGAAGATAATTACTGTTTTCCAGTTGAGAAAATGTTATTTAAAAAAACACTGGAATGGATGAACCATGATTTCTGTTGTCATTAA
- the aroE gene encoding shikimate dehydrogenase codes for MISVVIKGPAFEEAYQQIMLAIPYADLVELRLDYFNFLDFPSLERLRAHFSIPMIFTLRSQRQGGSYTQSEDNRLKDIRCLLKLKPEFLDLEYDIETSFIEEIALKYPGIKLILSYHNFEETPKDLEGIYQKMLNPYAFFYKMAVTANCSLDALRFLAWAKHSHDRLIAVSMGEHGQISRILGPVIGNPITYAALNEAQKSAPGQLTAKTLIEKYRYYSLSPKTTLYGLIGDPVDQSISDETHNYLIKTLGIESVYIKIQVSREELPDFLTYAKNFSFKGLSVTMPLKEAILPFLDTIDSQALAIGAVNTLVFDRGKISGFNTDGIGALNAIERNFLVKNKRMIIIGAGGAAKAIAYEAHKKGALVTIVNRDKTKAQQIAERLSLKGVGLDSLSTCFENCDILINSTPISFELPMTLSPSTLVMDIKSKPKETVFLLQAIRRGCCVVFGYEMFVEQAACQFNLWLNPIDLREIKEILEASARSCLS; via the coding sequence ATGATTTCTGTTGTCATTAAAGGCCCGGCCTTCGAGGAAGCGTATCAACAGATTATGTTGGCAATCCCTTACGCTGATCTTGTGGAGCTAAGGCTAGATTATTTTAACTTTTTGGATTTTCCGTCTTTAGAAAGATTGCGTGCCCATTTTTCCATCCCGATGATTTTTACTTTGCGAAGTCAAAGGCAAGGAGGCAGCTATACTCAATCCGAGGATAATCGATTAAAGGACATCCGTTGCCTTTTGAAGTTAAAGCCCGAATTTCTAGACCTGGAATATGATATAGAAACTTCATTTATTGAAGAAATTGCTCTTAAATACCCAGGGATCAAACTGATTCTTTCCTACCATAATTTTGAAGAAACTCCAAAAGATCTTGAAGGTATTTATCAAAAAATGCTAAACCCATACGCATTTTTTTATAAAATGGCAGTGACGGCAAATTGTAGTTTAGACGCTTTAAGGTTCTTAGCTTGGGCTAAGCATTCTCACGATAGGCTTATTGCAGTAAGCATGGGGGAGCATGGACAAATCAGTAGAATTCTTGGACCGGTTATAGGAAATCCTATTACTTACGCGGCTTTAAATGAGGCTCAAAAATCGGCACCCGGGCAGTTGACAGCAAAAACACTTATTGAAAAGTATCGTTATTATTCACTAAGCCCTAAAACAACTCTTTATGGGTTAATAGGCGATCCTGTTGATCAAAGCATAAGTGATGAGACCCATAATTATTTGATTAAAACTTTAGGGATAGAGTCAGTTTATATAAAAATTCAAGTATCGCGAGAAGAGTTGCCGGATTTTTTAACTTATGCAAAAAATTTTTCTTTTAAAGGACTGAGCGTTACAATGCCTTTAAAAGAAGCTATCCTTCCTTTTTTAGACACCATAGATTCTCAAGCTTTAGCTATAGGGGCTGTTAATACCCTTGTATTTGACCGGGGAAAAATTTCCGGTTTCAACACTGATGGTATCGGCGCCTTAAATGCTATTGAGAGGAATTTTCTAGTTAAAAATAAAAGAATGATAATTATAGGTGCCGGAGGAGCCGCTAAAGCCATTGCCTATGAAGCGCATAAAAAGGGCGCTTTAGTTACGATTGTAAACAGGGATAAAACTAAGGCCCAACAGATTGCGGAACGTTTGAGCTTAAAAGGTGTCGGCTTAGATTCACTATCAACTTGCTTTGAAAATTGCGATATTTTGATTAATAGCACTCCTATTTCATTCGAACTTCCGATGACTCTTTCCCCCTCGACTCTTGTCATGGATATCAAATCAAAACCAAAAGAGACCGTGTTCTTGTTACAAGCCATTAGAAGAGGATGCTGTGTTGTGTTTGGCTACGAGATGTTTGTTGAACAGGCCGCATGTCAATTTAATCTTTGGCTTAACCCTATTGATCTTCGAGAAATAAAGGAGATTCTTGAAGCAAGCGCAAGAAGCTGTCTTTCATAA
- a CDS encoding aminotransferase class I/II-fold pyridoxal phosphate-dependent enzyme, whose product MILPPFKLEEFWKKYEFSTPYLLCCSDAETWEMKEILTLADEGSKKLWESLHFGYTEAPGHPTLREEIAGLYSTLTPDDIFTFAGAEEGIYCGLKVLIKPRDHVIVIDPFYQSLGTLPEAFGAHVTAVSLKFENQWKLDLSEVKKAFRANTKLLILNYPHNPTGALLDKETQEGLIELARKEGAYIFSDEVYRFLELDESSRLPSLADAYEKGISINVMTKSFGLAGLRVGWMATKDTDVLRQAGSYKLYTSICNSAPSEILAIMALRAKETLLKRNREIIFANLKILDEFMKRNQKALSWVRPSCGTMAVIKLLLPHSVENFAEDLVKSEGVLIMPGSNFDLPGNFFRIGFGKKNFQDCLNRFESFLQKFQN is encoded by the coding sequence ATGATCCTGCCGCCATTTAAATTAGAAGAATTTTGGAAAAAGTATGAATTTTCAACCCCTTATTTGCTTTGCTGCTCGGATGCTGAAACTTGGGAAATGAAAGAGATTTTAACTCTTGCAGATGAAGGTTCCAAAAAACTCTGGGAGTCCTTGCATTTTGGATACACAGAGGCCCCGGGTCATCCGACTCTTCGAGAAGAAATAGCGGGGCTTTATTCTACTTTAACCCCCGATGATATTTTCACATTTGCCGGGGCTGAAGAGGGCATTTATTGCGGTCTTAAAGTATTGATAAAGCCTCGCGATCATGTGATTGTCATAGATCCTTTTTATCAATCTCTTGGAACGTTGCCTGAAGCTTTTGGCGCTCATGTGACAGCTGTTAGTCTTAAGTTTGAAAATCAATGGAAGTTAGACTTAAGCGAAGTAAAGAAAGCGTTCCGAGCCAATACGAAATTGCTTATTTTAAATTACCCTCATAACCCTACGGGGGCCCTATTAGATAAAGAGACCCAGGAGGGCCTGATTGAACTTGCCCGAAAAGAGGGAGCGTACATTTTCTCTGATGAAGTGTATCGCTTTCTTGAATTGGATGAGTCAAGCCGCCTACCTTCCCTTGCAGATGCCTATGAAAAGGGAATTTCCATAAATGTCATGACAAAATCTTTTGGGCTCGCGGGCTTAAGAGTTGGCTGGATGGCTACTAAGGATACTGATGTTTTAAGACAAGCCGGCTCTTATAAACTCTACACATCGATTTGTAATAGCGCTCCAAGTGAGATCTTAGCTATTATGGCGCTTCGGGCCAAAGAAACCCTCCTTAAACGAAATCGGGAGATAATATTTGCAAATTTGAAAATTTTAGATGAATTTATGAAGCGAAACCAAAAAGCCCTCTCCTGGGTTCGTCCTTCTTGCGGGACGATGGCCGTTATAAAACTCTTGCTGCCGCACTCAGTTGAAAATTTTGCGGAAGATTTAGTTAAGTCTGAAGGGGTTTTAATTATGCCGGGCTCTAATTTTGACCTGCCGGGCAACTTTTTTAGAATTGGCTTCGGCAAAAAAAATTTCCAAGATTGCCTAAATCGTTTTGAATCCTTTTTGCAAAAATTTCAAAACTAA
- a CDS encoding outer membrane protein: MLKIFNKKHLSALLALLVLNTASSLTAEEYYYPNDSFYPDDSFSAEDCCLTSCQTKCNRFYIGAFGGGLYSNSVEIIQMGTALFLEAQGGPLAVDARGRTDKNSAGFGGIQLGYELAANPCNFGCSGWGLTPGVEFEAFWYRHTKKGDLLNPTDRLDEHDFLDTFPMRMGLYLFNGTLSLNNCCFGNFTPYIGGGFGPARISIRNADSLQVAPLEAGINHFNSNTSNSTWTVAAQAKVGVRYNFLCRFHVFAEYRYVFVDSSNYILGSTIYPTHAPTTIWNVNIKNINYNAFALGLQFDL; this comes from the coding sequence ATGCTCAAAATATTCAATAAAAAACATCTTTCTGCGCTTCTCGCGCTTTTAGTGCTCAATACGGCTAGTTCATTAACCGCTGAAGAGTACTATTATCCTAATGATTCTTTTTATCCAGACGATTCTTTTTCAGCAGAGGACTGTTGCCTAACAAGCTGTCAGACTAAATGCAATCGATTTTATATCGGTGCCTTTGGTGGCGGCCTTTACTCTAACTCAGTTGAAATTATACAAATGGGAACGGCGTTATTTCTAGAAGCTCAAGGAGGTCCTTTAGCTGTAGATGCAAGGGGGAGAACCGATAAAAATTCAGCAGGATTTGGCGGAATACAGCTTGGATATGAACTCGCAGCCAATCCTTGTAATTTTGGGTGCTCAGGCTGGGGTTTAACGCCTGGTGTGGAATTTGAAGCTTTTTGGTATCGTCATACTAAGAAGGGCGATCTTTTAAACCCAACTGATAGACTAGATGAACATGACTTTTTAGATACCTTCCCAATGAGAATGGGCCTCTATCTTTTCAATGGCACACTTTCACTAAATAATTGCTGCTTTGGAAACTTTACGCCTTACATAGGCGGTGGTTTTGGCCCTGCTAGAATATCCATTCGAAATGCAGATTCTTTACAAGTAGCTCCTCTTGAAGCCGGCATCAACCACTTCAACTCCAATACTAGCAATTCAACATGGACTGTGGCAGCTCAAGCAAAAGTGGGCGTTCGCTATAACTTTCTCTGCCGATTCCATGTTTTTGCTGAGTATCGCTATGTTTTTGTAGATTCAAGCAACTATATTTTAGGATCGACCATTTACCCGACTCATGCTCCAACGACGATTTGGAATGTTAACATTAAAAACATAAATTACAATGCTTTTGCTTTAGGTCTTCAATTTGATTTATAA
- the deoC gene encoding deoxyribose-phosphate aldolase — translation MLQTLNQYIDHTLLKPEAIFEEIKKLCQESIDYQFAAVCIQPTWVKEAHEFLKGSNVKLCSVVGFPLGANTTDTKAREASELSKGGVHEIDMVINIGALKSKDYKKVRQDIESVVKSADPRIVKVIIETCLLTDEEKEAACLLSMDAGAAFVKTSTGFSKSGATIHDVALMRKVVGPNFGVKASGGIRDLKTALAMIEAGASRLGTSAGVIIMESK, via the coding sequence ATGTTGCAAACATTAAATCAATATATTGATCATACTTTGCTTAAGCCGGAAGCCATCTTTGAAGAAATTAAAAAGTTGTGCCAAGAAAGTATCGATTATCAATTTGCAGCAGTTTGTATTCAGCCTACATGGGTTAAAGAGGCGCATGAATTTTTAAAAGGATCTAACGTTAAACTTTGCAGCGTCGTCGGTTTCCCTTTAGGTGCAAACACGACAGATACTAAAGCTAGAGAAGCAAGCGAGCTTTCAAAGGGTGGCGTCCATGAAATTGACATGGTGATCAATATCGGCGCTTTAAAATCTAAAGATTACAAAAAAGTTCGTCAGGATATTGAGTCTGTAGTTAAGTCTGCCGACCCAAGGATTGTTAAAGTTATTATTGAAACTTGTTTGCTTACGGATGAAGAAAAAGAAGCGGCCTGTCTTTTATCAATGGATGCGGGAGCAGCTTTTGTTAAAACGTCTACCGGTTTTTCTAAATCCGGAGCTACGATTCACGATGTCGCTTTAATGAGAAAAGTGGTTGGTCCAAATTTTGGGGTTAAAGCCTCAGGAGGAATACGCGATCTAAAAACAGCTCTTGCGATGATTGAAGCTGGAGCGTCAAGGCTTGGTACAAGCGCCGGCGTTATTATTATGGAATCTAAATAA
- a CDS encoding YybH family protein gives MQTTFKICLTLFALVVVFGCNEVNRHEEADEKAIRNIVHSYEEAYNQENAEKLAADFASDATYNNPLTGESAEGKEAIEKLFKEKFADSQKRHLEIVIKDIQFPSSDEAIEKGVMKIKIDDRPEMHIAYQAEYAKENNKWVVKALNEIELESPIKNDSEHLNELSWFIGKWSDIDDNVEILSDNQWDKFKNFITQNFKMKVYGQDDFEGKQIIAWDPEKQVIRSWVFDSDGEFGEGTWEKVDNSWYATMRYILSDGRIATSKNIYTPIDGKSYTFSSVEREVDGEVLPDMNPVTVEKVE, from the coding sequence ATGCAGACCACTTTCAAGATTTGTCTCACATTGTTTGCCCTAGTCGTGGTTTTTGGGTGCAACGAGGTCAATCGGCATGAAGAAGCCGATGAGAAAGCCATACGTAATATCGTTCATTCTTATGAAGAGGCGTATAATCAGGAAAATGCCGAGAAGTTAGCTGCTGATTTCGCTTCAGACGCCACTTATAATAATCCCCTTACGGGCGAGTCAGCTGAGGGTAAAGAGGCTATAGAAAAGCTATTCAAGGAAAAATTTGCCGACAGCCAGAAAAGACACTTAGAAATTGTGATAAAAGATATCCAATTTCCAAGCAGCGATGAGGCTATTGAAAAAGGGGTGATGAAGATCAAAATTGATGATCGTCCCGAGATGCATATCGCTTATCAAGCTGAATACGCTAAAGAAAACAACAAGTGGGTTGTAAAAGCCTTAAATGAGATTGAATTAGAATCTCCCATAAAAAATGATTCAGAACATCTCAATGAGTTGTCTTGGTTTATCGGTAAGTGGTCGGATATTGATGACAACGTTGAAATTTTATCGGACAATCAATGGGACAAATTCAAGAATTTCATAACTCAGAATTTTAAAATGAAAGTTTATGGACAGGATGATTTTGAAGGCAAACAGATCATTGCCTGGGATCCTGAAAAGCAAGTTATCAGATCTTGGGTCTTTGATTCCGACGGCGAATTTGGAGAGGGGACTTGGGAAAAAGTAGATAATAGTTGGTATGCCACTATGCGCTATATTTTAAGTGATGGACGCATTGCCACCTCTAAAAATATTTACACTCCTATCGATGGTAAAAGCTATACCTTTTCTTCTGTTGAGAGAGAAGTAGATGGAGAAGTTCTACCCGATATGAATCCTGTTACCGTTGAAAAAGTCGAGTAG
- a CDS encoding serine hydrolase domain-containing protein has translation MKFFYTFLFSILTIVSHATQIKEGLSKKHELTQEDLDSFFDTLIPSQIEEAHIAGAVIAVVKDGALLFTKGYGFADVAKKAPISPEQTLFRTGSISKLFVWTAVMQLVEQGKLELDRNINDYLDFKVPNTFDKPITLSDIMTHRSGFEESFKDLMVKSPEDLYPLSQYLPSHLPNRIFPPGLVPAYSNYATTLAAYIVERISKQNFYDYIEEHIFKPLTMSDSTFLQPLPEAFKASNGYLLASDDSKPFELLQVGPAGALSTSAIDMSRFMIMHLQKGRFGNAEILKPETIQQMHKRQAGWPSSMNAMCLGFYEQSRNGHRIIGHEGNTSLFRSNIFLIIGANTGLFISYNSAGKFTLDPREVLFDKFMNRYFPDKSMILEPFEETSNIQDVVGSYEPSRRSETTFLRLFKLFQELKVAANLQDNILSVSGLTGLKGSPLHFREIAPMVFQEIDGKAKIAFSTDYNGKKTAHITYDTFYPTVVFQQIPNLLDKQIFNYSVLGFSLIIVLLTLLTWPIVVWVRKHYNITSQPKEKGLRKISYLVCLCIAGYVIGMFVFASQLTDFSMLSKRSDLALRVLQGIALTAILGSLTFSYNCFISWNNQKKEFFGKIWNTLLACAFMGFSWFLFHWNLIDFWLRY, from the coding sequence ATGAAATTCTTTTACACATTCCTATTTTCCATTCTAACGATAGTTTCCCATGCCACCCAAATCAAAGAAGGTCTCTCAAAAAAACATGAATTAACCCAAGAAGATCTTGACTCATTTTTCGATACGCTCATTCCTTCTCAAATTGAAGAAGCCCATATCGCGGGAGCTGTCATTGCGGTGGTTAAGGACGGGGCTTTACTTTTTACAAAAGGGTATGGGTTTGCAGATGTTGCTAAAAAAGCCCCCATATCGCCTGAACAAACCTTATTTCGAACCGGTTCCATCTCAAAATTATTCGTTTGGACAGCCGTAATGCAGCTAGTTGAACAAGGCAAGTTAGAGTTAGATCGAAATATTAATGACTATTTAGATTTTAAAGTTCCTAATACTTTTGATAAGCCTATCACTCTCTCAGACATCATGACCCATAGAAGCGGTTTTGAAGAATCCTTTAAAGACTTGATGGTAAAATCGCCAGAAGACTTATATCCCTTATCGCAGTACTTGCCTTCTCACTTGCCAAATCGGATTTTTCCTCCGGGTTTAGTACCGGCCTACTCTAACTATGCGACAACTTTAGCCGCCTACATTGTAGAACGAATTTCCAAACAGAATTTTTATGACTATATAGAGGAACATATTTTTAAACCTCTTACTATGAGTGACTCAACCTTTCTTCAGCCGCTTCCAGAAGCTTTTAAAGCCTCTAATGGATACCTTCTAGCATCTGATGACTCCAAGCCATTTGAACTTCTTCAAGTAGGGCCTGCAGGGGCTCTTTCCACCTCTGCGATTGACATGTCCCGTTTTATGATCATGCATTTGCAAAAAGGACGATTTGGAAATGCAGAAATCTTAAAACCTGAAACGATCCAGCAAATGCATAAACGACAAGCAGGCTGGCCTTCATCCATGAATGCGATGTGTCTTGGATTTTACGAGCAGTCTCGAAACGGGCATCGGATTATTGGACATGAGGGAAACACTAGTTTATTTCGGAGCAATATCTTCTTGATTATAGGGGCTAATACCGGCCTTTTTATCTCTTATAATAGTGCCGGTAAATTCACACTTGATCCAAGAGAGGTTCTCTTCGATAAATTTATGAATCGCTATTTTCCTGATAAATCAATGATTTTAGAGCCTTTTGAAGAAACTTCAAATATACAAGATGTGGTGGGAAGTTATGAGCCTAGCCGACGCTCTGAAACTACTTTTTTAAGGCTATTCAAACTTTTTCAAGAGCTTAAGGTAGCTGCCAATTTACAAGACAATATTCTTTCAGTTTCAGGACTTACAGGATTGAAAGGGTCGCCTCTTCACTTTCGTGAAATTGCTCCAATGGTTTTTCAAGAAATTGATGGCAAAGCCAAGATTGCTTTTAGTACGGATTACAATGGAAAAAAAACAGCCCATATCACTTATGATACTTTTTATCCTACAGTTGTTTTTCAACAAATCCCTAACCTTCTTGATAAACAAATTTTTAATTATTCAGTTCTTGGATTTAGTTTGATCATCGTTCTACTGACACTCCTAACATGGCCGATTGTGGTATGGGTTAGAAAACATTACAACATCACCTCGCAGCCAAAAGAGAAGGGATTAAGAAAAATTTCCTATCTTGTCTGTCTTTGCATAGCAGGGTATGTTATCGGAATGTTTGTTTTTGCAAGCCAGCTCACTGATTTTTCAATGCTATCTAAAAGAAGTGATCTAGCCTTAAGGGTACTGCAAGGAATTGCTTTGACTGCTATTTTAGGCTCTCTTACGTTTAGTTATAACTGCTTTATAAGCTGGAATAATCAAAAGAAAGAATTTTTTGGAAAAATTTGGAATACCTTATTAGCTTGCGCTTTTATGGGATTTTCCTGGTTTCTTTTCCATTGGAATTTAATCGATTTTTGGTTGAGGTATTAA
- a CDS encoding GNAT family N-acetyltransferase: MLPIIKTERLILRQWKEEDREPFAKLNADPRVREYFTKLLTREESDESIKLFSDHIEKRGYGLFAASLIETDEFIGFIGLQEVNYKAAFNELKPAVEIGWRLAFNHWGKGYATEAARASLKYGFETLNLEEIVAITAVQNKRSRHVMEKIGMSYDPKDDFDHPRLPAGHPLTRQVLYRISK, translated from the coding sequence ATGCTCCCGATTATCAAGACAGAACGACTTATCTTACGTCAATGGAAGGAAGAAGATCGAGAACCATTTGCAAAGCTTAATGCAGATCCTCGCGTAAGAGAATATTTTACAAAACTTTTAACCCGTGAAGAAAGTGATGAGAGCATTAAGCTCTTCTCCGATCATATTGAAAAGCGAGGCTATGGGCTTTTTGCAGCTTCTCTCATCGAAACAGATGAGTTTATCGGTTTTATAGGGTTACAAGAGGTTAATTACAAAGCCGCTTTTAACGAACTCAAGCCTGCTGTAGAGATTGGATGGCGCTTAGCTTTTAATCATTGGGGAAAAGGGTATGCCACGGAAGCTGCCAGAGCTTCTTTAAAATATGGCTTTGAAACTCTAAACCTTGAAGAAATCGTTGCCATCACGGCCGTTCAAAATAAAAGGTCTCGCCATGTTATGGAAAAGATTGGCATGAGCTACGATCCAAAAGATGATTTTGACCACCCAAGATTGCCTGCAGGTCATCCTTTAACAAGACAAGTGCTTTATAGAATCTCTAAGTGA
- a CDS encoding DUF1653 domain-containing protein, translating into MSQEVLPCFSEKAKSIFVGSRYEHYKGNLYRILGIARHTETLEELVVYQGLYGEGDIWVRPLDHFLETVAINGQIRPRFKLIE; encoded by the coding sequence ATGAGTCAGGAAGTGCTGCCTTGTTTTTCTGAAAAAGCCAAATCCATTTTTGTTGGCAGCCGCTATGAACATTATAAAGGCAACCTATATAGGATTCTTGGGATTGCCAGGCATACTGAAACTTTGGAAGAGTTAGTGGTCTATCAAGGTTTGTATGGAGAGGGCGATATTTGGGTTCGCCCTCTCGATCATTTTCTTGAAACGGTTGCCATAAATGGACAAATTCGCCCTAGATTCAAATTAATTGAATAG
- a CDS encoding HIT family protein: MDYDQLRIKSYKNWDLYLHENQCYLGRVFVLLKEDDGVEDFLSIEGEVRDEFFKIGEEVKKALMELFQPDKMNYAALSNTSPKIHVHLVPRYKDSREFNGFLFEDARFGKNYAPYDKSFELEMDMLIKIRDALNQKMSS, from the coding sequence ATGGATTACGATCAACTTAGAATAAAGTCTTATAAAAATTGGGATCTCTATCTTCATGAAAACCAATGTTATCTTGGCAGAGTGTTTGTTCTTTTAAAAGAAGATGACGGTGTCGAAGATTTTCTTTCAATTGAAGGAGAGGTTAGGGATGAATTTTTCAAGATAGGTGAAGAAGTAAAAAAAGCTCTTATGGAACTCTTCCAGCCTGATAAAATGAATTATGCCGCCCTAAGCAATACCTCCCCAAAAATTCATGTGCATCTTGTACCGCGTTATAAAGACTCTCGAGAATTTAATGGTTTCCTTTTTGAGGATGCGCGCTTTGGAAAAAACTACGCTCCTTACGATAAATCCTTTGAATTGGAAATGGACATGCTCATCAAAATTAGAGACGCTTTAAATCAAAAAATGAGTAGCTAG
- a CDS encoding cupin domain-containing protein: MEKINLKEKFSKFSDYWNPRIVGELNGQHVKLAKFHGDFVWHSHEHEDELFFVIKGRLLMRFQDKEVWVEEGEMIIVPAKVEHQPVANEEVEVMLFEPKSTLNTGNIIEERTRNNLEEI; the protein is encoded by the coding sequence ATGGAAAAAATCAATCTTAAGGAAAAATTTAGTAAATTTTCAGATTATTGGAATCCAAGAATTGTGGGAGAGCTAAATGGCCAGCATGTCAAGTTAGCCAAATTTCATGGGGACTTTGTATGGCATAGCCATGAACATGAAGATGAACTCTTTTTTGTCATCAAGGGGCGTCTTTTGATGAGGTTTCAGGATAAAGAGGTTTGGGTAGAAGAAGGTGAAATGATTATAGTTCCAGCCAAAGTGGAGCATCAGCCCGTGGCAAACGAAGAAGTTGAGGTAATGCTCTTTGAACCTAAATCGACTCTTAATACAGGGAATATAATTGAAGAAAGAACTAGAAATAATCTCGAAGAAATTTAA